From the genome of Limisalsivibrio acetivorans, one region includes:
- the accC gene encoding acetyl-CoA carboxylase biotin carboxylase subunit produces MFEKVLVANRGEIALRVIRACKEQGIKTVAVYSDVDKEALHVAFADESVCIGPYPSSRSYLDTKSIIAAAEIANVDAIHPGYGFMAENASFANICSECGFKFIGPSAEHINLMGNKSRAKDEMKRMGVPVVPGSDGAVTTADEALKLAKEIGFPVMIKASAGGGGKGMRVAHNEMAFLNSFELARNESMNAFGSDEVYLEKYIENPRHVEIQVFGDGKGKGLHFFERECSIQRRHQKLLEEAPSTAISEETRRKMGEVSVKAVQELKYENAATIEYLVDDDENFYFMEMNTRIQVEHPVTEMITGVDLLALQLKVAAGEELDLEQEDIKILGHAIECRINAEDPETFMPSPGHIEGYVVPGGFGIRVDSACYQGYNVLPYYDSMVAKLIAFGENRNVAITRMRRALDEFMIEGIKTTIPLHERILEHHAFITGNISTSFIDRYFG; encoded by the coding sequence ATGTTTGAAAAGGTTCTCGTTGCCAACAGGGGTGAGATAGCCCTTCGCGTTATCCGTGCCTGCAAAGAGCAGGGGATTAAAACCGTTGCCGTCTATTCAGATGTGGATAAGGAGGCGCTTCATGTTGCCTTCGCCGATGAATCGGTCTGCATAGGCCCATACCCCTCCAGCAGAAGTTATCTGGACACAAAAAGCATTATTGCTGCCGCAGAGATAGCCAATGTGGATGCAATCCACCCCGGCTACGGCTTCATGGCGGAGAATGCATCCTTTGCTAATATATGCAGTGAATGCGGTTTCAAATTCATAGGACCCTCTGCAGAGCATATCAATCTTATGGGTAATAAATCCCGTGCAAAGGATGAAATGAAGCGCATGGGCGTTCCTGTCGTTCCCGGAAGTGACGGCGCCGTAACAACCGCTGATGAGGCCCTTAAGCTTGCCAAAGAGATCGGCTTCCCCGTTATGATCAAGGCGAGTGCAGGTGGTGGTGGTAAGGGTATGCGTGTTGCCCACAACGAGATGGCCTTCCTGAACAGCTTCGAACTTGCAAGAAATGAAAGCATGAACGCCTTCGGCTCCGATGAGGTCTATCTGGAAAAATATATCGAAAACCCCCGTCATGTGGAGATTCAGGTCTTTGGTGACGGAAAAGGGAAGGGGCTTCACTTCTTCGAAAGGGAATGCTCCATACAGCGCCGACACCAGAAACTTCTGGAGGAAGCGCCCAGCACAGCGATCAGTGAGGAAACCAGAAGGAAGATGGGCGAGGTCTCCGTGAAAGCGGTTCAGGAACTCAAGTATGAAAACGCCGCTACCATCGAATACCTCGTTGACGATGATGAAAACTTCTACTTCATGGAGATGAACACACGCATACAGGTTGAGCATCCCGTCACAGAGATGATAACTGGTGTGGATCTCCTCGCACTCCAGCTTAAGGTTGCAGCAGGTGAAGAACTGGACCTTGAGCAGGAGGACATAAAGATCCTCGGCCACGCCATCGAATGCAGGATTAATGCCGAGGACCCCGAAACGTTTATGCCAAGCCCCGGTCATATCGAAGGCTATGTTGTACCGGGAGGGTTCGGCATCCGTGTCGATTCCGCATGCTATCAGGGCTACAACGTTCTCCCCTATTACGATTCCATGGTGGCGAAGCTTATCGCCTTCGGCGAAAACAGAAACGTTGCCATAACCAGGATGAGAAGGGCACTTGATGAGTTTATGATCGAAGGCATCAAGACAACTATCCCTCTGCATGAGAGGATCCTTGAGCACCACGCCTTCATAACAGGAAACATCAGTACTTCATTTATAGACAGGTATTTCGGATGA
- the accB gene encoding acetyl-CoA carboxylase biotin carboxyl carrier protein: MELKEIKELIKFIDKSDVTEFELENEGERIYISKHQETVYAAPPAAPAAPVAPAAPAAAPAPEAPAEAASPAATGNQSEIASPIVGTFYEASSPGSEPFVKEGDTVKKGQTLCIIEAMKIMNEIEAEFDCRIVRKVGENAKPVEYGETIFIVEPA; the protein is encoded by the coding sequence TTGGAACTTAAAGAGATAAAAGAACTTATCAAGTTTATTGACAAATCAGACGTAACAGAATTCGAGCTCGAGAACGAAGGCGAGCGGATATATATCTCCAAGCATCAGGAGACTGTTTATGCAGCTCCCCCTGCCGCTCCCGCAGCACCCGTTGCCCCTGCGGCGCCGGCTGCTGCACCTGCACCCGAAGCACCAGCTGAGGCTGCATCTCCTGCGGCAACGGGTAATCAGTCCGAGATTGCATCACCAATCGTCGGAACCTTCTACGAGGCTTCCTCTCCCGGATCCGAGCCCTTCGTTAAGGAGGGGGACACGGTTAAGAAGGGGCAGACCCTCTGTATCATCGAAGCGATGAAGATCATGAACGAGATCGAGGCTGAATTCGACTGCCGCATCGTAAGAAAGGTTGGCGAAAACGCTAAGCCTGTGGAGTATGGTGAGACGATCTTTATCGTTGAGCCGGCGTAA
- the efp gene encoding elongation factor P — translation MVVTPNQFKKGLKIEIDGEPYSVVEYLHIKMGRGGANVSTKMKSLISGKVIERTFKSDEKIKQPDFEDKDMQYLYRDGDSYVFMDNETYDQIYIPAEDVGGMADFMQENINVNVQLFNQKPIGVELPNFVELEITQTDPGFKGDTVSGGSKPATVSTGGTVNVPLFLNEGDVIKIDTRDGSYMERVRSAK, via the coding sequence ATGGTGGTAACACCCAACCAGTTCAAGAAGGGCCTTAAAATCGAAATCGACGGTGAACCTTATTCCGTTGTCGAATATCTTCATATTAAGATGGGAAGGGGCGGTGCTAACGTCAGCACAAAGATGAAGAGCCTTATCTCAGGAAAAGTAATCGAGCGTACCTTTAAATCGGACGAGAAGATCAAGCAGCCCGATTTCGAGGATAAGGATATGCAGTACCTCTACAGGGACGGCGATTCCTATGTCTTTATGGATAACGAAACATACGACCAGATATACATCCCTGCTGAGGATGTCGGCGGTATGGCGGACTTCATGCAGGAGAACATAAACGTAAACGTTCAGCTGTTCAACCAGAAGCCCATCGGCGTTGAACTCCCCAACTTTGTTGAGCTGGAGATCACACAGACCGACCCCGGCTTTAAGGGTGATACGGTAAGCGGCGGATCAAAACCCGCAACCGTTTCCACAGGCGGCACAGTGAACGTTCCGCTCTTCCTTAACGAAGGGGATGTTATAAAGATAGATACAAGGGACGGAAGCTACATGGAAAGGGTTAGGTCCGCCAAATAA
- a CDS encoding M24 family metallopeptidase — MKRIKRLLELMDSRGACCILVTDMSDIFYLTGFTGTTAYLFVSPEEIIFLTDGRYEEQVKQEIPSEITVRIVSNYSESLKALAVGRSALCVSQKCPLNVYSLMHCEASSVQIDTDDMIGSLRTVKDAEEIEEIQKAFKVAADAFLESLPGFRSGVKETEWAALLEYNMRKRGARDRSFETIVGSGPRGALPHGMASDKIVEAEEPVVVDFGAKLRYCSDITRMVYDGDDDKVHRVIEIVRGAVKAAFDVIKPGVKCSDVDYAAREYIAQAGYGHRFIHGLGHGVGIDVHELPVFNSRDETVLKEGMVITVEPGIYLPESFGVRLEDTVAVTENGCFNLTSVLDKYVYNTEPR, encoded by the coding sequence ATGAAGCGGATAAAGAGACTTCTGGAGCTTATGGATTCCCGTGGTGCATGCTGTATCCTCGTTACGGATATGAGCGATATCTTTTACCTCACAGGATTCACAGGGACCACGGCGTACCTTTTCGTGTCCCCCGAGGAGATAATATTCCTCACAGACGGACGTTACGAGGAGCAGGTAAAGCAGGAGATACCCTCTGAGATAACTGTGAGGATCGTTTCCAACTATTCCGAATCGCTCAAGGCCCTCGCCGTTGGCCGTTCTGCACTGTGCGTATCCCAGAAATGCCCCCTCAACGTCTACTCTCTTATGCACTGCGAAGCCTCAAGCGTACAGATAGATACGGATGATATGATAGGCTCCCTGCGAACTGTCAAGGACGCAGAGGAGATAGAGGAGATACAAAAAGCCTTTAAGGTGGCGGCGGATGCCTTTTTGGAGTCCCTTCCGGGCTTCCGTTCCGGCGTTAAGGAAACGGAATGGGCGGCGCTCCTTGAGTATAATATGCGAAAGCGGGGTGCCAGGGACAGGAGCTTTGAAACCATAGTCGGCTCCGGACCCAGAGGTGCGCTCCCGCACGGTATGGCTTCGGATAAGATTGTCGAAGCGGAGGAACCGGTTGTGGTGGACTTCGGAGCAAAACTCCGCTACTGCAGTGATATAACGAGGATGGTCTACGATGGTGATGACGATAAGGTGCATCGGGTGATAGAGATAGTCCGTGGAGCGGTTAAGGCTGCCTTCGATGTTATTAAGCCGGGGGTTAAATGCTCCGATGTGGACTATGCCGCCCGTGAATATATAGCCCAGGCGGGTTATGGTCACCGGTTTATCCACGGCCTGGGTCATGGTGTGGGTATTGATGTCCATGAGCTTCCGGTTTTCAACAGCCGTGATGAAACCGTGCTCAAAGAGGGGATGGTAATAACCGTCGAACCGGGGATTTATCTCCCTGAAAGCTTCGGTGTGCGCCTTGAGGACACGGTTGCCGTAACTGAAAATGGTTGTTTTAATCTGACCTCTGTGTTAGATAAATACGTTTATAATACAGAACCGAGGTGA
- the aroQ gene encoding type II 3-dehydroquinate dehydratase, with translation MKLLVINGPNLNMLGRRESEHYGKLTLGDIEKRLQEECSGDLDFFQSNSEGNIVSRIQQAGEFDGIIINAGAYTHTSIAIRDALLSVKIPFVEVHLSNVYAREDFRHKSYLSDIAEGVIAGFGADSYSLALRWFESR, from the coding sequence GTGAAGCTGCTGGTAATTAACGGACCGAACCTTAACATGCTGGGACGCAGGGAGAGCGAACATTACGGAAAGCTCACCCTGGGAGATATAGAGAAACGCCTCCAGGAGGAATGTTCTGGAGATCTCGATTTCTTCCAATCCAACTCCGAAGGTAATATCGTCTCAAGGATACAGCAGGCGGGGGAGTTTGACGGCATAATAATCAACGCCGGGGCGTACACCCATACGAGCATAGCGATACGTGATGCCCTGCTATCGGTGAAGATCCCCTTTGTTGAGGTGCATCTGTCTAATGTATATGCAAGGGAAGACTTCCGGCATAAATCGTACCTTTCCGATATTGCAGAAGGGGTTATAGCAGGCTTTGGTGCAGATTCCTACAGCCTCGCCCTGAGGTGGTTTGAATCAAGATGA
- a CDS encoding tetratricopeptide repeat protein: MDEQTRARYLNDIDYFSRKLEEDPDSKLFMPLSVALLKLGKYDDVIYYCSHGLDVFPEYSGAKTVMAQAYMGQGKVEDAKGLLKQVILINPANYRAYKLLGDIYRAEEELEDALVMYRKALSANSGDKPLEEAIAEIEQILAGNEKPPTEEELLDRENQMIDELAQELADEVQKDLSDEEKEKKKQEKEKEKKEDELADEEVEDTIKGIADKSDDDDFDVGDFDEDDFEEELKEDIIADATEEIKAKERGDTVRLDQQAEDLTEEEAAELLNKMDNVGDDLDMPMAEIDEEEGGREKPVDREEAMRIAGKIGSISWGSDDSEGDEASEPDEPETDEEPEPEAEPESEKSGDSGMSSQDDIDALFDSIGDDESNESDEPEPAVEQDEEPKELASDEEPEPETEPETEGPEPEEPSSVSSQDDIDALFDSIDEDEPADEPEDEESPEEVDADYGSESEQEAETPAEQEPEEQVENLDGFEEPEAVETVESEPAQDGFAETESGEDADETDIFEGLEEASSDDDEQEEGIPAEEYFEDPELDSTLDDLFEGLEETEEDDVFEGEDETAVPDIIEESAVDEAAALEEEEPDPESAEQAAGDMEEEPEEAEEHEPEDDDTSEESSDEEPPDEEPVGEEPDEGEKDPEEKERKEQVQRLEDTLACVIKKSKGRRGE; the protein is encoded by the coding sequence ATGGATGAACAGACACGGGCGAGATACCTTAACGACATAGACTACTTTTCCCGGAAACTGGAGGAAGATCCGGATTCCAAGCTGTTCATGCCCCTCTCCGTTGCCCTTCTCAAACTGGGCAAATACGATGATGTAATCTACTACTGCTCCCACGGTCTTGATGTTTTCCCCGAGTATAGCGGTGCTAAAACCGTCATGGCCCAGGCCTATATGGGTCAGGGAAAGGTTGAGGACGCCAAGGGGCTTCTTAAGCAGGTTATCCTTATTAATCCCGCAAACTACAGGGCGTATAAGCTCCTCGGCGATATATACAGAGCGGAGGAGGAGCTGGAGGACGCCCTTGTTATGTATCGCAAGGCTCTTTCAGCCAATTCCGGTGACAAGCCCCTTGAGGAGGCCATTGCCGAGATCGAGCAGATCCTTGCCGGGAATGAGAAGCCCCCCACCGAAGAGGAACTTCTGGATCGTGAGAACCAGATGATCGATGAGCTTGCCCAGGAGCTTGCCGATGAGGTGCAGAAGGATCTCAGCGATGAGGAGAAAGAAAAGAAGAAACAGGAGAAGGAGAAGGAGAAGAAGGAAGATGAGCTCGCCGATGAAGAGGTTGAGGATACCATAAAGGGTATCGCCGATAAATCGGATGATGATGACTTTGATGTGGGGGATTTCGACGAGGATGATTTTGAGGAGGAGCTCAAAGAGGACATAATAGCGGATGCCACCGAAGAGATAAAGGCCAAGGAGAGAGGGGACACCGTCCGCCTCGATCAGCAGGCGGAAGATCTCACCGAGGAAGAGGCTGCGGAGCTTCTTAATAAGATGGATAATGTGGGTGATGACCTCGATATGCCCATGGCAGAGATAGACGAAGAAGAGGGGGGAAGGGAAAAGCCCGTGGATCGTGAGGAAGCTATGCGGATAGCGGGGAAGATAGGTTCCATATCATGGGGTAGTGATGATTCCGAAGGGGATGAAGCCTCTGAACCCGATGAGCCCGAAACTGACGAAGAGCCTGAACCCGAAGCGGAGCCTGAATCCGAAAAAAGCGGGGACTCCGGTATGAGCTCCCAGGACGATATTGATGCACTCTTCGACTCCATCGGGGATGATGAATCTAACGAATCCGATGAGCCGGAGCCTGCCGTTGAGCAGGATGAAGAGCCGAAAGAGCTTGCGTCTGATGAAGAGCCAGAGCCAGAAACAGAGCCAGAGACAGAGGGACCCGAACCGGAGGAGCCATCCAGTGTCTCCTCACAGGACGATATCGATGCTCTGTTCGATTCTATAGATGAAGATGAACCTGCCGATGAGCCGGAGGATGAAGAATCCCCCGAAGAGGTTGATGCTGACTATGGCTCCGAGAGCGAACAGGAAGCCGAAACCCCCGCAGAGCAGGAGCCGGAAGAACAGGTTGAGAACCTTGACGGGTTTGAAGAGCCAGAAGCTGTAGAAACAGTAGAATCAGAGCCTGCGCAGGATGGGTTCGCTGAGACGGAATCCGGCGAAGATGCTGACGAAACGGATATATTTGAAGGTCTGGAAGAGGCCTCCTCCGATGACGATGAGCAGGAAGAAGGTATCCCCGCAGAGGAATACTTCGAGGATCCCGAGCTGGATTCCACCCTTGATGACCTTTTCGAAGGTCTGGAGGAGACCGAAGAGGACGATGTTTTCGAAGGTGAGGACGAGACGGCTGTCCCCGACATCATCGAGGAATCGGCTGTGGACGAAGCCGCCGCTTTGGAAGAGGAAGAGCCGGACCCCGAAAGTGCGGAGCAGGCGGCAGGTGATATGGAAGAGGAGCCGGAGGAAGCCGAAGAGCATGAACCGGAGGATGATGATACATCCGAAGAATCCTCAGATGAAGAGCCCCCAGATGAAGAGCCCGTAGGGGAAGAACCGGACGAGGGGGAGAAAGACCCCGAAGAAAAGGAACGCAAAGAGCAGGTGCAGAGGCTGGAAGACACCCTCGCATGTGTTATAAAGAAGAGTAAAGGCAGGAGGGGAGAGTGA
- the aroB gene encoding 3-dehydroquinate synthase yields the protein MRTLRVELKGITDNSYDIQIGRGYIKNIIAKCALPVVDMNVHQLYPRLFGDKECFVFSPSEDAKSFDSLMDILEWLRRSGCRRDDVITAIGGGITGDLAGFAASCYMRGIGFIQIPTTLLSMVDSSVGGKTGINFSGSKNNIGAFWQPEAVYIDMDFLSTLSDEEYLNGLAEVIKYGAMFDKDFFRLLMEEREEILDREPELLAEIVETCCRMKADVVNKDEREGGYRKTLNYGHTFGHAIESDSGFGIKHGFAVAAGMYLETLWGEKEGYTDKGTAEQIAEILDAFGFEKEYTIKSEEIFFKALASDKKAGKSGFSLALTERIGAGTVIDGVEPGSVHSFFQS from the coding sequence ATGCGGACTCTCAGGGTTGAACTAAAGGGGATTACCGATAATTCCTACGACATACAGATAGGCCGAGGCTACATAAAGAATATCATCGCCAAATGTGCCCTTCCCGTGGTGGACATGAACGTTCACCAACTGTATCCCAGGCTTTTCGGCGATAAGGAATGCTTTGTATTCTCCCCGAGCGAGGATGCGAAGAGCTTCGATTCTCTGATGGATATACTCGAATGGCTTAGGAGGAGCGGGTGCCGCAGGGATGATGTGATAACCGCCATAGGGGGCGGCATAACCGGAGATCTTGCCGGCTTTGCCGCATCGTGCTACATGCGGGGGATCGGCTTCATCCAGATACCCACAACCCTCCTTTCCATGGTGGACTCAAGTGTCGGCGGTAAGACGGGGATAAACTTCTCCGGTTCCAAGAATAATATCGGCGCCTTCTGGCAGCCGGAGGCTGTCTATATAGATATGGATTTCCTTTCCACCCTCTCCGATGAGGAATATTTGAACGGCCTTGCGGAGGTAATCAAGTACGGCGCAATGTTCGATAAGGACTTCTTCCGCCTTCTCATGGAGGAGCGGGAGGAGATTCTGGACAGGGAGCCCGAGCTTCTGGCCGAGATTGTGGAGACCTGCTGCCGTATGAAGGCGGATGTGGTGAATAAGGATGAACGGGAGGGGGGATACCGGAAAACCCTTAACTACGGTCACACCTTCGGTCACGCCATAGAGAGCGACTCCGGCTTCGGGATAAAGCACGGCTTTGCCGTTGCCGCCGGAATGTACCTCGAAACCCTCTGGGGTGAGAAGGAGGGCTACACCGATAAAGGCACTGCGGAGCAGATAGCAGAGATCCTTGATGCCTTCGGTTTTGAAAAAGAATATACCATCAAAAGCGAGGAGATCTTCTTTAAGGCACTCGCTTCGGATAAAAAGGCCGGAAAGAGCGGCTTCTCCCTCGCCTTGACAGAGCGTATCGGGGCGGGTACTGTTATAGACGGGGTGGAACCCGGATCTGTACACAGTTTTTTCCAGTCATAA
- a CDS encoding shikimate kinase, whose amino-acid sequence MRKNIYLIGFMGTGKSTVGRILAEKLDMEFCDTDSMIEMKTGKTVEEIFEDESEEVFRNIESEVLTEITSRKNLVVSTGGGIVVTRGNMDMMRKEGLLVSLLASADVIFERTKNDKCRPLLNVEDPLDQIKKMLFDRAHFYIDTDFLVDTTDTPPEEAAEQIVEFYNNADSQG is encoded by the coding sequence ATGCGCAAAAATATATATCTCATCGGATTTATGGGTACAGGAAAAAGCACGGTGGGGAGGATTCTGGCCGAGAAGCTGGATATGGAGTTCTGCGACACCGATTCCATGATAGAGATGAAGACGGGCAAAACCGTTGAGGAGATCTTTGAGGACGAAAGCGAAGAGGTCTTCCGTAATATAGAGAGTGAGGTTTTAACCGAGATAACCTCACGCAAAAACCTTGTGGTTTCCACCGGCGGCGGAATCGTTGTAACGAGAGGGAATATGGATATGATGAGAAAGGAGGGTCTTCTTGTAAGCCTCCTCGCCTCGGCGGATGTCATATTCGAGAGAACGAAGAACGATAAGTGCCGCCCTCTGCTTAATGTGGAGGATCCGCTGGATCAGATAAAGAAGATGCTCTTTGACAGGGCGCATTTCTATATCGATACGGATTTTCTCGTGGACACCACCGATACTCCCCCCGAAGAGGCGGCGGAGCAGATTGTGGAGTTTTATAATAATGCGGACTCTCAGGGTTGA
- a CDS encoding transglycosylase domain-containing protein, whose product MRKAFLVHTLLAVILISSLYLAAVDEYRYLLSLVPEELESIVIEPESQEYSVHTADGTVLYSETFTRSEPLSVGECSSGICRWIEVLDTGADALSYPDSLIHRKLYELFHIDEVSLKSYTAGRFADELLEGKEPEGIEGLIVKKLTSKRLIDHYGVHGLYTILANRVYVGSQAFGVRAGAVSLFNKEFSEISMKERALLAGMLKDNERFEPAGNYPSAERRANVVLHELYTAGVIEHSAYASARNERLMLTPPEKIKPVEPHYLRAVELELKRRGFEPGRPMRVYTSIDLDKTRLARKVLKGSLQGEEGKLQGAFVLINMETAGIEAAVGSRYSDTLKRAFYRRRQTGSTFKPMVYCTAFANGFRPTNLIVDKQYSYNLGNTVYSPRNFEDLYLGKIPLRKGLVYSLNNATIQLAKRTGLSKVCETARNFGFQGDLKPFLATPLGIFPTTPVNLAEMYSTLGRLGEQRDTGLVRRVELADGEVLEFGRTGRQVVNARAAYQTLFIMKDVARIGTARGAGLLRGTAAKTGTSDDYKDAWTAAVFPPYVAVAWVGYDDFRSMGEKGTGGSKAAPIIARFQKELLGSRYRADFSVPEGIVFKKVESRYGGLMTADCRGRRSYTEALDVSNMPDPCR is encoded by the coding sequence TTGAGAAAAGCTTTTCTTGTCCACACCCTCCTTGCCGTAATACTTATATCATCCCTCTATCTGGCGGCTGTGGATGAATACCGCTATCTGTTGAGCCTTGTTCCCGAAGAGCTCGAAAGTATTGTTATCGAGCCGGAGAGCCAGGAATACTCCGTCCATACAGCGGACGGCACCGTACTTTACAGTGAGACCTTTACGAGAAGTGAGCCGTTGTCCGTCGGGGAGTGTAGTTCGGGTATATGCCGCTGGATAGAAGTCCTTGATACAGGAGCAGATGCCCTTAGCTACCCCGATTCCCTTATCCATAGAAAACTCTACGAACTATTCCACATAGATGAAGTATCCCTCAAAAGCTATACGGCTGGACGGTTTGCAGATGAGCTCCTCGAGGGTAAGGAACCTGAGGGTATAGAGGGGCTTATTGTCAAGAAACTTACCTCCAAGAGGCTTATAGACCATTACGGTGTCCACGGTCTTTATACGATCCTCGCAAACAGGGTGTATGTGGGTTCCCAGGCCTTCGGTGTTCGGGCGGGTGCGGTCTCCCTGTTTAATAAGGAATTCTCCGAAATATCCATGAAAGAGAGGGCTCTTCTGGCTGGCATGCTTAAAGATAACGAACGCTTCGAGCCCGCAGGAAACTATCCTTCGGCGGAGAGGAGGGCGAACGTTGTTCTCCATGAGCTGTATACTGCGGGAGTAATCGAGCATTCCGCCTATGCTTCCGCCAGAAACGAACGTCTCATGCTCACACCCCCTGAAAAGATTAAGCCCGTCGAGCCTCACTATCTGAGGGCTGTGGAGCTGGAGCTGAAAAGGAGAGGTTTCGAGCCCGGAAGGCCGATGCGGGTTTATACATCCATAGACCTCGATAAAACGAGGCTTGCCCGCAAGGTTCTAAAGGGTTCCCTTCAAGGCGAGGAGGGCAAACTGCAGGGGGCCTTCGTGCTTATAAACATGGAGACCGCCGGCATAGAGGCCGCCGTGGGCTCAAGGTATTCGGATACCCTTAAAAGAGCCTTCTACAGGAGGCGGCAGACGGGTTCTACCTTTAAGCCTATGGTATACTGCACAGCCTTCGCCAACGGCTTCCGCCCCACCAATCTCATAGTGGATAAACAGTATTCATACAATCTCGGGAATACGGTCTATTCCCCCAGAAACTTCGAGGATCTTTACCTCGGCAAGATCCCCCTCCGCAAAGGTCTTGTGTATTCACTGAATAACGCCACCATACAGCTCGCCAAGCGCACAGGGCTGTCCAAGGTGTGTGAAACCGCCAGAAACTTCGGTTTTCAGGGTGATCTCAAGCCCTTCCTCGCAACGCCTCTGGGCATATTCCCCACCACGCCGGTGAATCTGGCCGAGATGTATTCAACCCTCGGCAGGCTCGGCGAGCAGAGGGATACGGGGCTCGTGCGCCGTGTGGAGCTTGCTGACGGAGAGGTCCTGGAGTTCGGCAGAACGGGGAGGCAGGTTGTCAATGCCAGAGCGGCCTATCAGACACTCTTCATTATGAAAGACGTTGCCCGCATAGGCACAGCGAGAGGTGCCGGACTGCTGAGGGGGACGGCGGCAAAGACCGGCACCAGCGATGACTATAAGGATGCGTGGACAGCGGCAGTATTTCCCCCATATGTGGCCGTTGCGTGGGTGGGGTATGATGACTTTCGCTCCATGGGGGAGAAGGGGACCGGAGGCTCCAAGGCGGCTCCGATAATCGCTAGGTTTCAGAAGGAGCTGCTCGGCAGTAGATACAGAGCCGATTTCAGTGTGCCCGAAGGGATCGTTTTCAAGAAGGTTGAATCCCGCTACGGGGGGCTTATGACAGCGGACTGCCGGGGGAGGCGGAGCTACACCGAGGCTCTGGACGTAAGCAATATGCCCGACCCCTGCCGCTGA
- the rdgB gene encoding RdgB/HAM1 family non-canonical purine NTP pyrophosphatase — protein sequence MRIYVATKNMHKLEEIQKILEGNEVYSAYDYIDGDLDVEETGSTYEENASIKAAALSKLINDAHVIADDSGLSVEAMEGAPGVYSARFAGENATDAQNNDKLLRVMKDVPDEMRDAAFVCAIALAKNGEVLKTFRGECPGRLAHEPKGGNGFGYDPLVITPDGRSMAELSPAEKNSISHRGKALRKLRDHLAGQV from the coding sequence ATGCGTATATATGTGGCGACCAAAAACATGCACAAGCTGGAAGAGATACAGAAGATCCTCGAAGGCAACGAGGTTTACTCCGCCTACGATTATATAGACGGCGACCTTGATGTGGAGGAGACTGGTTCCACCTATGAGGAGAACGCCTCCATCAAGGCAGCAGCCCTTTCAAAGCTTATAAACGATGCCCATGTTATAGCGGATGATTCCGGTCTTTCAGTGGAGGCTATGGAGGGTGCTCCCGGCGTGTATTCCGCAAGGTTTGCCGGAGAGAATGCCACCGATGCCCAGAATAACGATAAACTCTTACGTGTTATGAAGGATGTTCCCGATGAGATGCGGGATGCCGCCTTCGTATGCGCCATAGCCCTTGCGAAGAACGGGGAGGTGCTCAAAACCTTCCGTGGCGAATGTCCGGGCAGGCTCGCCCATGAGCCTAAAGGTGGAAACGGTTTCGGCTACGATCCTCTTGTGATAACCCCCGATGGGAGAAGTATGGCGGAGCTGAGCCCTGCTGAGAAGAACAGCATAAGCCACAGAGGAAAGGCGCTGCGTAAGCTTCGGGATCATCTGGCAGGTCAGGTATAG
- the rph gene encoding ribonuclease PH, with protein sequence MRSESRANDMMRTVRAQKDYIIHPEGSVLMEFGNTKVICNASFTEGVPPFLRDTGQGWVTAEYSMLPRSTHTRSQREAQKGKLGGRTQEISRLIGRSLRAAVDMEKLGENTIVIDCDVIQADGGTRTASVTGGWIAMALAVEKMMKEGVLAENPLKGQAAAVSVGIVNGEVMLDLDYTEDSTADVDLNLVAMDDGSIIEIQGSSEKVTFGRDRLNDLLDYGYKGLEVLFEAQRKIAEL encoded by the coding sequence ATGCGTTCTGAATCAAGAGCAAACGATATGATGCGCACTGTCCGTGCCCAGAAGGACTACATAATCCATCCCGAAGGCTCCGTACTTATGGAGTTCGGCAACACAAAGGTTATCTGCAACGCCTCCTTCACAGAAGGGGTTCCCCCTTTCCTGCGTGATACAGGGCAGGGGTGGGTAACTGCGGAGTACTCGATGCTTCCCCGCTCCACCCATACCAGAAGCCAGCGAGAGGCGCAGAAGGGTAAGCTTGGCGGAAGAACCCAGGAGATATCCCGACTCATAGGCAGAAGCCTGCGGGCGGCTGTGGATATGGAAAAGCTTGGTGAGAACACCATAGTGATCGACTGCGATGTGATTCAGGCGGACGGCGGCACAAGAACCGCTTCGGTCACCGGAGGCTGGATAGCCATGGCACTTGCGGTTGAGAAGATGATGAAAGAGGGCGTGCTGGCCGAGAATCCCCTTAAGGGGCAGGCGGCGGCTGTGAGTGTCGGTATAGTGAACGGCGAGGTTATGCTGGATCTCGACTACACCGAGGACTCCACTGCAGATGTTGATCTTAACCTTGTGGCTATGGATGACGGAAGTATTATAGAGATACAGGGTTCCTCGGAGAAGGTTACCTTCGGACGTGACAGGCTGAACGATCTCCTCGACTACGGTTATAAGGGGCTCGAAGTGCTCTTTGAGGCACAGCGGAAGATTGCGGAGCTTTAG